A genomic stretch from Telopea speciosissima isolate NSW1024214 ecotype Mountain lineage chromosome 7, Tspe_v1, whole genome shotgun sequence includes:
- the LOC122669232 gene encoding enhanced ethylene response protein 5-like: MRVPFLSVCIFRFLRSGVYLVLEKLELQVYQRLVKKIYIIQKQRDPSKAHQIKLDVIVKALKWLEIDMDVDEVECIMAILIYKNLVKGYFAHQSKVAVLSKQDSFPKLNGKPVNS; encoded by the exons ATGAGAGTCCCATTTCTGAGCGTCTGTATCTTCAGATTCTTAAGATCAGGTGTATATCTTGTCCTGGAGAAGCTAGAGCTCCAAGTTTACCAACGATTGGTAAAGAAGAT CTATATCATCCAGAAGCAGAGGGACCCCAGCAAAGCACACCAGATAAAGTTGGATGTGATTGTAAAGGCTTTGAAATGGCTCGAGATCGACATGGATGTTGACGAG GTGGAATGCATCATGGCTATTCTAATATACAAGAACCTTGTGAAAGGATATTTCGCTCACCAGAGCAAAGTGGCTGTTTTAAGCAAGCAAGATTCTTTCCCCAAGTTAAATGGAAAGCCCGTCAATTCATAG
- the LOC122668754 gene encoding TIR-only protein-like encodes MYTIVTSTSNSIPFTNLVLKKKKCNSSRSQTISPFSRIAARRSSLPPFDVFICHRGVDTKRNFCGLLYQDLVEQKVIPFLDCKSMKPGEELNEAIETALRDCKVGVTIFSPNFCNSENSLHELASMMEYQKMVIPIFYDVNTSDLVLANDGSFPTKQLHRFGWALEMAKRRVGISFDSCKGDWSDLLKKVSNRVVEILKELEDEEKNSAAI; translated from the exons ATGTATACCATCGTAACGTCGACATCTAATTCCATTCCTTTTACTAATTTggttctgaagaagaagaagtgcaaTAGCAGCAGAAGCCAAACAATCTCCCCCTTCAGCAGGATAGCTGCTCGCAGGTCCTCTCTGCCCCCGTTTGACGTCTTCATATGCCACCGTGGGGTGGATACGAAGCGCAACTTCTGTGGCTTGCTTTACCAAGATTTGGTAGAACAAAAAGTCATTCCCTTCTTGGACTGCAAGAGCATGAAGCCAGGCGAAGAGCTCAATGAAGCCATTGAAACTGCTTTACGGGACTGTAAGGTTGGAGTGACCATCTTCTCTCCCAATTTTTGCAATTCTGAAAACAGTCTCCATGAATTGGCTTCCATGATGGAATACCAGAAGATGGTTATTCCCATATTCTATGATGTCAACACCTCTGATCTTGTGCTTGCGAACGATGGAAGTTTTCCGACCAAGCAGCTCCATAGGTTTGGATGGGCGCTTGAGATGGCCAAGCGCAGGGTGGGCATCTCGTTTGATTCGTGCAAAGG GGATTGGTCCGATCTGCTGAAAAAAGTTTCGAACAGGGTGGTGGAAATCTTGAAGGAGTTGGAGGATGAAGAGAAAAATTCAGCAGCTATATGA